CCGGCACCATGGTGCGCGGCCCGCTGGGCAAGGAGATCACGCTGGAACAGGCCTACCGCATGCGCGCCTTCGACGTGTGGGTGCACGAACAGGACCTGCGTACGGCCCTCGGCCGCCCCGGCAACCTGGACTCCCCGGGTGCGTACGTGACCCGCGACGTCCTCCTGGACGCGCTCCCCAAGGTCGTCGCGAAGGACGCGGACGCGCCGCGCAGTTCGGCCATCGTCTTCGACGTGCACGGCCCGGTGGAGTTCCTGCGCACGGTCCGCGTCGACATCCAGGGCCGCGGCACCCTGGAAGCCACCCCGGCCCTCGGCCCGGCCGCCACCCTCACCCTCGACTGGGAGACCTACGTCCGCCTCGCCTGCGGCCGCGTCACCCCCGAGGCGGTCGCCGACCGGGTCAAGACCGAGGGCGACCCGGCCCTGACGGCAGCGATCCTGGCGAACTTCACGGTGACGCCGTAGGGGGTGCCCCGCAGGGCGCGAGCGGCGGTGGTGACGGAGAGCCGCCGACGGCGCGGAGCCGGGAAGGCTGGGCGGCTCCTCGAGCGACGTCGGGCGGCTTCTCGAGCGACTGGAAACGGGTGGCGCGTGGGTGGGAGAGCGTCGGCGCGGGAGAGCGTCGGCGTCGGAGCTAGGCCGCAGGCACGTGCACCGTCTCCACCCGGCTCGCCACCAGCCGCTCACGCTCACGCCGAGCCGCCCGCCCCCGCAGCCGCAGGATCTGCGAGACCCCGAGCGCCTGCAGCACGAACACCGCCGAGAACGCGACGCCGTAGTGGTCCCCCGTGGCGTCCAGCAGCACCCCGATCGCGAACAGCGTCGTCATCGAGGCGACGAAACCACCCATGTTGGTGATCCCCGACGCCGTCCCCTGCCGCTCCGGCGGATTCGCCGGCCGGGCGAAGTCGAACCCGATCATCGAGGCCGGCCCGCACGCGCCCAGCACCGTGCACAGCACGACCAGCAGCCACATCGGCGCGTGCGCCCCGGGATACGCCAGCGTCGCAGCCCACAGCGTCGCCGTCGCTCCCACCGTCCCCAGCGCCAGCGGCAGCCGGGCCGCATGGTGCCGGGCGACGATCTGGCCGTAGACCAGACCGATCACCATGTTGGACAGCACGACCAGCGTGAGCAGGTCACCGGCCGTGGCCCGGCTGAGCCCCTGCGCCTGCACCAGGAACGGCATCCCCCACAGCAGCAGGAACACCATGGCCGGGAACTGCGTGGTGAAGTGCACCCACAGCCCGAGCCGCGTCCCCGGCTCCCGCCAGGCCGCCGCGATCTGCCGGCGCACGTACGCCGCGCCCTGGTGCGCGACGGGCTCCGGCTCGTACCCCTCGGGGTGGTCCTTGAGGAACAGCAGCGTCAGCACGAGGACGACGACGCCCGCGAGCGCGCTGCCGGCGAACGCCGCGGTCCAGCCGATGCCGTGCAGCAGCCGGGCGATGACCAGTGTGGAGACCAGGTTGCCCGCCATGCCGACGAGCCCCGCGAGCTGCGCGACCAGCGGTCCGCGCCGGGCCGGGAACCAGCGGGTGCCGAGCCGCAGCACGCTGATGAAGGTCATCGCGTCGCCGCAGCCCAGCAGCGCACGCGAGGCGAGCGCGGTGCCGTAGGACGGGGAGAAGGCGAAGCCCAGCTGCCCGGCCGTGAACAGCACCGCCCCGATGCTCAGCACCTTCTTGGTGCCGAGCCGGTCGACGAGCAGGCCGACGGGTATCTGCATGCCGGCGTAGACCAGCAGCTGGAGGATGGAGAACGTCGACAGGGCGGAGGCGTTCACATGGAAGCGGTCCGCCGCGTCCAGTCCCGCCACCCCCAGTGACGTACGGAAGATGACGGCGACGAAGTAGACGGCGACGCCCGTGCACCACACGGTGACGGCGCGTCGGCCGCCCGGCGGATCACCCGGGAGGGTGGGGTTCCGTGCCGGGGTGCTCATCGGACCTCACCCCGCGCGAGGTGCTCGAACCAGGTCACATGCCGGTGCACGACCTCGACGGCCGCCTCCGCGTCCCCGGCGCTCAGCGCCCGCAGGATCTCCTCGTGCTCGGCGAGCGTCTTGGCGATCCGGTCGGGGTGGGAGTGCATGACGGCGACTCCCATCCGCAGCTGCCGGTCGCGCAGCTGGTCGTAGAGCCGGGACAGGATCTCGTTGCCGCCGCTGCGCACGATCTCGGCGTGGAAGCAGCGGTCGGTCACCGCGGCCCCGGCCAGGTCACCGGCGGCGGCCTGCGCCTTCTGCTGCTCCAGCAGCTCGGCGAGCCGCTCGAGCAGCGCGGGCGGGGCGGGTACGGCCTTGCGCGCGGCGTGCTCCTCGACCAGCTGGCGGGTCTCCACCACGTCGGCGATCTCCTGCGCGGAGACCGGCAGGACCAGGGCGCCCTTCTTCGGATACAGCCGGATCAGGCCCTCGACCTCCAGCCGCAGCAGCGCCTCGCGCACGGGCGTGCGGGAGACCCCGACGGCCTCGGCCAGCTCGCCCTCCGTGAGGAGGGTGCCGCCCTCGTAGCGACGGTCGAGCACGCCCTGCTTGACATGGGCGTACACGCGGTCGGCGGCGGGCGGGGGCTTGTCGTGCCGGCGGGCCGGCTGCTGTACGGCCGTCTTCATGGCCACAGCATAGATACAACACGTACGCAAGGTGCAGCGGCGTCCACCATCCGGACGGGACGTCGAGCCCGGCGCCCCGTGCGACGAAGATCTCCTGCAGCATCCGTGCAACCTTCTGTGCTACTTACGTGTCTCACACTTGCGGCCTCTTGCTCTCGCCACCTCAACTCGGCCGCACTACAGGGGCATTCACGACTATCGGGGTACATCACTTTGATTACCGGCATTAAGGGCACCCGCAGCACCAGCATCCGCAGAGCCGCCGCCGTCGCCGTCACCTCCGGCGCGCTGCTCGCGACCGGCGCCCTCACCGCAGCTCCCGCTCAGGCCGTCACCACGCCCTCGATCATCGCCAAGGGCGGCTACGCGATGAACAACGCGAGCGGTACGACGCTGTTCAAGAAGGCGGCGGACACCCGTCGCTCAACCGGTTCCACCACCAAGATCATGACCGCCAAGGTCGTGCT
This genomic interval from Streptomyces sp. NBC_00557 contains the following:
- a CDS encoding maleylpyruvate isomerase family mycothiol-dependent enzyme, with product MSLHPTLQPYADAWTHSIEAISEMVQPLVEGEWNRRTPCPGWSVRDIVSHVIGMECEMLGDPRPIHSLPRDLFHVTTEHQRYMEMQVDVRRHHTAPEMTAELEYTVIRRNRQLRNESRDPGTMVRGPLGKEITLEQAYRMRAFDVWVHEQDLRTALGRPGNLDSPGAYVTRDVLLDALPKVVAKDADAPRSSAIVFDVHGPVEFLRTVRVDIQGRGTLEATPALGPAATLTLDWETYVRLACGRVTPEAVADRVKTEGDPALTAAILANFTVTP
- a CDS encoding GntR family transcriptional regulator, whose amino-acid sequence is MKTAVQQPARRHDKPPPAADRVYAHVKQGVLDRRYEGGTLLTEGELAEAVGVSRTPVREALLRLEVEGLIRLYPKKGALVLPVSAQEIADVVETRQLVEEHAARKAVPAPPALLERLAELLEQQKAQAAAGDLAGAAVTDRCFHAEIVRSGGNEILSRLYDQLRDRQLRMGVAVMHSHPDRIAKTLAEHEEILRALSAGDAEAAVEVVHRHVTWFEHLARGEVR
- a CDS encoding MFS transporter; this translates as MSTPARNPTLPGDPPGGRRAVTVWCTGVAVYFVAVIFRTSLGVAGLDAADRFHVNASALSTFSILQLLVYAGMQIPVGLLVDRLGTKKVLSIGAVLFTAGQLGFAFSPSYGTALASRALLGCGDAMTFISVLRLGTRWFPARRGPLVAQLAGLVGMAGNLVSTLVIARLLHGIGWTAAFAGSALAGVVVLVLTLLFLKDHPEGYEPEPVAHQGAAYVRRQIAAAWREPGTRLGLWVHFTTQFPAMVFLLLWGMPFLVQAQGLSRATAGDLLTLVVLSNMVIGLVYGQIVARHHAARLPLALGTVGATATLWAATLAYPGAHAPMWLLVVLCTVLGACGPASMIGFDFARPANPPERQGTASGITNMGGFVASMTTLFAIGVLLDATGDHYGVAFSAVFVLQALGVSQILRLRGRAARRERERLVASRVETVHVPAA